From the candidate division WOR-3 bacterium genome, the window CCATCAGAGATAAAGGCAGAAGGACCAAAAACAAAGACGCCAATAATTGGTTTTTTTTCAACGTTTGCCTCCTTTTATTTTTGGGTGAATTCATACGCTCCCGTCCAATCCTGTGGTGGCGGATTTGCGATGAAATTTTCGCATCTTTTGAGCATTACCCGAGACGGGCCGTCTCCGGGATACAATGACAGTATTTTGTCGAATAGAGCAGACGCCCCGGTAAAATCCTTGGCAAAGTACGATCTCAGGGCATCCTCGTAAAGAGTTACCGCAGAGCTCTGTTCTCGTTTGAAAGAGCCTTTCCTTCCAATAAGTTCGAAAATTCCGACTGGTTCGGCTTTTCCTTTGACTTTTATCAGGTCGACTTTTCTCGTCTCGAAATCGTTTTCAACGGCTTCTTTTGTTGTGTGTGAGATCATGATTTCTGTTCCATAAAACTTATTTATGCCTTCCAGGCGTGAAGCTAGATTTACAGAGTCTCCAATTATTGTATAATCCATTCTTTTGTCGGATCCGAAATTTCCAACGACCATAAAACCGGTGTTCAGTCCCATACGCATTTTCATGGGCGGTTTACCTTCCTTCTCCCATTTCGTTCTCATTTCAGAAAGTTTTTCTTGCATTTCCAAAGAACAATGACATGCTTTTTGAGCGTGATCTTTCAGATCGAGAGGCGCGCCCCAGAAAGCGATTATCGCGTCTCCTTCGAATTTGTCAACGATTCCTTCGTGCCGTGAAATTATCGAGCACATTGCGGAAAGATATTCGTTTAAAAGCGCTGACACGGCTTCAGGGGACATGGTCTCTGAAATACTCGTAAAACCTGCGATGTCGGAAAAAAAGGCCGTCATGAATCTCCTTTCTCCTCCGAGTTTGAGCTTATCTGGGTTCTGCAGCAATTCGTTGACTACTTTGTTGGAAAGATAGTAACCGAAAGCGTTTCGGACAAAGTTTTTTTCTTTGACTTCACGAAAAAAAGCTATGAGGGTTCCAGAGATATATGAAAAAGTCAAAGACAGGGGCACGGAAGAGAAGTCTAAGAAAGTTTTGCGGAAAACGTAAAAAGAGGAAACTATGGCGGCGTATAGGAAAAGAGAGAATAAAAAAATTGACAAACTCTTTTGAATTTTGAATTGAAATCCGATGATAGAACCTGTCAGAGACATAATGGATATCAGGATGAAAACCAGGATAGGGTCGTAGTTGGCTTTGAGAAACCCTCCAGTCATTAAATTGTCGAGAATTGAAGCGTGTATAAAAACTCCTCCGTCTTTTTCTCCAAAGGGATTCGGTCTTATGTCGTACAAACCAGGCGCTGTGCCGGCAACAATGACGATTTTGTCTTTAAATGCGTTGGGAGAGATATAATTCTTTTCAAAGTTTGATATTGCGCTTTCAACTGATGAAAACTCGCTTTCCTTGATCGAGGAAATCACCTCGTCGTCGATTTCCTCAAACATCTGCTCTATAGAGTCATAGGTGAATCCGTATATGTCGTTTAGGTGTTTGTTAAAGAGGGCGAAATCAACGCCGGAGATCTCTTTTCCCTCATTTATTGACTGTTTTAATATGTCGTAAGCTTCAAATAGTCCGAGGTAATTCTGGTATTCAAGGTATAGTTCTTGAATCTGTCCTGAAGAATAGAAAGACGCTGATTTCAAAACAGCCGCAACAGTATAATTCTCGTAAGACCTGTACATTTCACCTTTAAAATTCACAAGAACTTCGCCGTTTTCATCAAGATGTATAACCCTTTTGGAGTTCTCGGAAAAAATGAACAAACGGTCTTGGTCCAAGACGATTGAATCGGCTCCATTTGTCAGCAGAAATGCAGCAAGAGAGATATGGGGGTAATAGCTTCCGTTGATTTTGAATAAAATTGGAGATTTTCTGTAAATACCGTCTTTGTCTGGAGTAATATTGACTCCTCCGGACATGAAGACACTTTTGGATATTATCTCCAACGGGGGTTGCGAATAATCGTAGTCGGTGAAATTCACGGAACTATCTTTAAGCGAAAGGGTGATTTTTTCTAAATTTTCGTTGGATGAATCTGAAAAAAAATTCTTGTGCTTGGAAGCCATAAAAGCGACTACGACTTTGCCGGATCTCGACGCGGCGAGAGAAAATACTGAATCATCCGAAGATCCATACACCGAAGGTTCTGTGTAGAGAACGTCGAGTATTATCGCTCGTGCTCCTCCGGCGCTCAGGTAATCAATAAGATCCGCCGTCATTTTTCGCGGCCATGGCCAATAGATTCCGTCTTCAGCCATTATGTCCAGGGATTTCTGGTCGATAAAAAAGAAAACTATGCTTTTTTCAGGTTTGCCCGAAGAGAAGAGGAAAACAGTTCTTCTTATGTCAGAAGAGAAAAGTTCCAGCTCGGAAAAGAACCCTAAATAAAAGAGTGTGTAAAATATCAAAACCCAGAAAAAACCAATTCCGGCAGGAATTATTATTTTTTGTTTCAATGTCATCAGGTTAAAATGTTTCGATTCGGAAAATTATA encodes:
- a CDS encoding CHASE2 domain-containing protein, coding for MTLKQKIIIPAGIGFFWVLIFYTLFYLGFFSELELFSSDIRRTVFLFSSGKPEKSIVFFFIDQKSLDIMAEDGIYWPWPRKMTADLIDYLSAGGARAIILDVLYTEPSVYGSSDDSVFSLAASRSGKVVVAFMASKHKNFFSDSSNENLEKITLSLKDSSVNFTDYDYSQPPLEIISKSVFMSGGVNITPDKDGIYRKSPILFKINGSYYPHISLAAFLLTNGADSIVLDQDRLFIFSENSKRVIHLDENGEVLVNFKGEMYRSYENYTVAAVLKSASFYSSGQIQELYLEYQNYLGLFEAYDILKQSINEGKEISGVDFALFNKHLNDIYGFTYDSIEQMFEEIDDEVISSIKESEFSSVESAISNFEKNYISPNAFKDKIVIVAGTAPGLYDIRPNPFGEKDGGVFIHASILDNLMTGGFLKANYDPILVFILISIMSLTGSIIGFQFKIQKSLSIFLFSLFLYAAIVSSFYVFRKTFLDFSSVPLSLTFSYISGTLIAFFREVKEKNFVRNAFGYYLSNKVVNELLQNPDKLKLGGERRFMTAFFSDIAGFTSISETMSPEAVSALLNEYLSAMCSIISRHEGIVDKFEGDAIIAFWGAPLDLKDHAQKACHCSLEMQEKLSEMRTKWEKEGKPPMKMRMGLNTGFMVVGNFGSDKRMDYTIIGDSVNLASRLEGINKFYGTEIMISHTTKEAVENDFETRKVDLIKVKGKAEPVGIFELIGRKGSFKREQSSAVTLYEDALRSYFAKDFTGASALFDKILSLYPGDGPSRVMLKRCENFIANPPPQDWTGAYEFTQK